From the Brachyhypopomus gauderio isolate BG-103 chromosome 5, BGAUD_0.2, whole genome shotgun sequence genome, one window contains:
- the LOC143514879 gene encoding uncharacterized protein LOC143514879, producing the protein MGPKKCSANQSSRANQLEGATGGEDDSGADPELAAVAEDLSMQELRDMFRALMARQEAREDQLEQEAVRQEGRWKSIQHQFNMLQREVHTRTTPEPDPVITMPVRVASADPAAPSLSAAPSRPASVAPPRSNNQGRTVLEREPKLQCLGEHDDIEHFLVTFERVAVACQWPTVDWAVRLAPLLTGKARTAYVAMDSAEALDYEKMKDAIMAKFNINRETYRLSFRNTEVKGEESPRELYVRLRDLYQRWVQPQKRTKEEIGEMIVMEQFFRLLSPDLQVWIKERDPKSALEAASLADVFVAARRKNEPWTYAQWRVSKDPSRPRHQFPPPKNSALLKAGISNSTSVGGKNRPPKFTSAFRASPTPRPSSPRLPVCFHCGEEGHIKPKCPNNPANQSNICTVSRDSAPLKSEALSLHTVILNGREVEALADTGSMQSLVRADVVPVHLYDYLVMTNLKCVHGDEKAYPTASVHVKVSGQVFSLEVGIVDNLPYPMILGQDFPLLCQLVAGVNECNVAVTRAMAKSREEEATLSALPFFNADIEARPGNPESQRNRGGERSCNLEVLGSRRIQMLRKFVDESGADWDSWLPYLLFAYREVPQASTGFSQFELLYGREVRGPLALLKETWMSEEDPPVQNTLTYVLQMRERLKNMAELARQNLEQAQQRQKFYYDHKAHARSFKVGDKVLVMLPSDTSKLLAKWQGPFEVTRKLGSTTYEVSGPGSKRSRRVLHINHLKEWRERPGTSVEALLIRRVQEEDEVEEQYLPSPTEGTLDLNHLFPEQQAAIRHLCTPTLFKEQPGHTQLVSHHVTLCEGAAPRRMSYRIPERLLVGLRKETDQMLALGIIEPSHSEWCSPIVLVPKKDGSLRFCVDFRYLNSVSKFDSYPTPRIDDIIDSLGSARWVTTLDLAKGYWQVPLSDSTRELTAFRTPWGLFQFSVMPFGLHGAAATFQRLMNQVLEGTQGYAAAYLDDVIVYSASWADHLQHLSEVFKRIERAGLTINPAKCTIAEKEAEYLGYVIGGGVVRPQVQKLEAIQQCPLPQTKTQVRSFLGMAGWYRRFVPNFADRAAALIDLTRKSSPVHVQWTEPAKKAFEDIRSALCNEPVLYCPNFGKTFVLQTDASDTGLGAVLLQGDPGERHPVAYISRKLYPREVRYSTIEKECLAVKWALDAFRYYLLGREFRLETDHRPLQWMDRMRDSNARITRWYLAMQPFRFTIHHIPGRDNAIADFLSRLPM; encoded by the coding sequence CAGCGCTAATCAATCTAGCCGAGCCAACCAATTAGAAGGTGCCACCGGCGGGGAGGATGATAGTGGTGCTGACCCGGAATTAGCTGCGGTGGCTGAAGACTTGTCAATGCAGGAGCTTCGTGATATGTTTCGTGCACTGATGGCAAGGCAGGAGGCACGTGAGGACCAGCTTGAGCAAGAAGCGGTACGACAGGAGGGTCGATGGAAGTCCATACAACACCAGTTCAATATGCTGCAAAGAGAGGTCCATACCCGAACAActcctgaaccagaccctgTCATCACTATGCCCGTAAGGGTCGCTAGTGCTGATCCGGCGGCTCCCTCGCTGTCTGCGGCGCCATCTCGTCCAGCTTCAGTGGCACCACCCCGTTCGAACAATCAGGGAAGGACAGTTTTAGAGAGAGAACCTAAGTTGCAGTGCTTAGGTGAGCATGATGACATCGAACATTTTTTAGTTACCTTTGAAAGAGTAGCGGTGGCGTGTCAGTGGCCGACCGTGGACTGGGCAGTCAGGTTAGCGCCCCTCCTGACGGGCAAAGCTAGGACAGCGTACGTTGCCATGGACAGCGCTGAAGCCCTGGATTATGAGAAAATGAAGGATGCCATAATGGCCAAGTTCAACATTAATAGGGAGACTTATCGGCTTAGCTTCAGGAACACCGAGGTAAAAGGAGAAGAATCACCTAGGGAGTTGTATGTCCGCCTGCGGGACCTTTATCAGAGGTGGGTCCAGCCGCAGAAGAGAACCAAGGAGGAGATCGGGGAAATGATCGTCATGGAACAGTTCTTTCGCTTGCTGTCACCAGACCTCCAGGTGTGGATTAAGGAACGCGACCCCAAGTCAGCGTTAGAGGCTGCGTCCTTGGCAGATGTCTTTGTAGCAGCCCGACGAAAGAATGAGCCATGGACCTATGCCCAATGGAGAGTAAGCAAAGACCCTAGCAGACCCCGCCATCAGTTCCCGCCACCAAAGAACAGCGCGCTGCTAAAAGCCGGCATTAGCAACAGCACGTCTGTAGGTGGTAAGAATCGCCCCCCTAAGTTTACCTCTGCTTTTAGGGCTAGCCCTACACCTAGACCTAGTAGCCCTAGACTACCAGTGTGCTTTCATTGTGGGGAGGAAGGGCATATTAAACCTAAATGTCCCAATAATCCTGCCAACCAGTCCAATATATGTACAGTATCAAGGGATAGCGCTCCTTTAAAATCAGAAGCTCTTAGTTTGCATACTGTAATATTAAATGGGCGGGAGGTTGAGGCATTGGCAGACACGGGCAGTATGCAGTCTTTGGTCAGGGCAGATGTCGTTCCGGTACATCTCTATGATTATTTGGTAATGACAAATCTTAAGTGTGTGCATGGAGATGAGAAGGCGTACCCCACTGCTAGTGTGCATGTGAAGGTGTCAGGTCAGGTTTTTTCGCTGGAGGTTGGGATAGTGGATAACTTACCATACCCCATGATTTTGGGTCAAGATTTTCCGCTTTTGTGCCAGCTTGTTGCTGGTGTTAACGAGTGTAACGTGGCTGTCACCCGAGCTATGGCTAAGAGTAGAGAGGAAGAAGCTACACTTTCGGCCTTGCCGTTTTTCAATGCAGACATTGAGGCTCGGCCGGGTAATCCAGAAAGTCAAAGAAACAGAGGAGGCGAGAGAAGTTGCAATTTGGAGGTGTTGGGGAGCAGGAGGATTCAGATGCTGCGCAAGTTTGTGGATGAGTCAGGCGCGGATTGGGACAGTTGGCTTCCTTACCTCCTCTTTGCCTATCGTGAGGTGCCACAGGCCTCAACGGGATTTTCACAGTTCGAGCTGCTTTATGGACGTGAGGTGCGGGGCCCTCTGGCACTGTTGAAGGAGACTTGGATGAGTGAGGAGGACCCACCAGTGCAGAACACCCTCACGTATGTGTTACAGATGCGCGAGCGGCTGAAGAACATGGCCGAATTGGCGCGGCAGAATCTGGAGCAAGCCCAGCAGCGACAGAAGTTCTACTACGACCACAAGGCTCATGCTCGCAGTTTCAAGGTCGGGGACAAAGTGCTGGTGATGTTGCCAAGCGACACCAGTAAGCTGTTAGCCAAATGGCAAGGCCCTTTTGAGGTGACCCGGAAACTGGGGTCGACTACTTATGAAGTCAGTGGGCCGGGTTCGAAGCGTTCCAGACGAGTGCTGCACATCAATCATCTGAAGGAGTGGAGGGAACGGCCAGGTACGAGTGTGGAGGCGCTGCTGATCCGGCGGGTGCAGGAAGAGGATGAGGTTGAGGAGCAGTACTTACCTTCACCAACAGAGGGCACCCTTGACCTTAACCATCTCTTCCCTGAACAGCAGGCGGCCATCAGGCACCTATGTACACCCACCCTGTTCAAGGAGCAGCCCGGACACACTCAGCTCGTCAGTCATCACGTTACCCTGTGTGAGGGGGCGGCTCCTCGCCGCATGAGTTACAGGATACCGGAACGACTTCTGGTCGGGCTGCGGAAGGAAACTGACCAGATGCTGGCCCTGGGGATCATAGAACCATCACATAGTGAGTGGTGTAGTCCGATAGTCCTAGTTCCGAAGAAGGACGGTAGTCTTCGGTTCTGTGTTGATTTTAGATATTTAAATTCAGTGTCAAAGTTTGATTCCTATCCTACTCCTAGAATTGATGATATCATTGATTCCCTTGGTTCAGCAAGATGGGTGACAACATTAGATTTAGCAAAGGGATACTGGCAAGTCCCACTGAGTGACTCGACCAGAGAACTCACTGCGTTCCGTACCCCTTGGGGCTTGTTCCAGTTTTCAGTTATGCCGTTTGGGCTCCATGGCGCCGCTGCAACCTTTCAAAGACTGATGAATCAGGTGCTGGAGGGTACGCAGGGGTACGCGGCCGCTTATCTTGATGATGTAATCGTGTACAGTGCGTCTTGGGCGGACCATCTGCAACACTTGAGTGAAGTCTTCAAGAGGATTGAGAGGGCAGGCCTTACTATCAACCCGGCTAAGTGTACCATCGCTGAGAAGGAGGCGGAGTACCTGGGGTATGTTATTGGGGGTGGAGTGGTCAGGCCGCAGGTGCAGAAGTTGGAGGCTATCCAGCAGTGTCCTTTACCCCAGACTAAGACCCAGGTACGGTCTTTTCTAGGCATGGCCGGCTGGTACAGGAGGTTTGTGCCAAACTTCGCTGACAGGGCAGCCGCCCTTATAGACTTGACCCGGAAAAGTTCCCCAGTGCATGTTCAGTGGACTGAGCCAGCTAAGAAGGCTTTTGAGGACATTCGGAGCGCCCTTTGTAATGAACCTGTTTTGTATTGTCCTAACTTTGGAAAGACATTTGTTTTGCAGACAGATGCTTCCGATACAGGTTTGGGGGCGGTGCTCCTGCAAGGTGACCCAGGCGAGAGACATCCAGTGGCGTACATCAGCCGGAAGCTCTACCCGAGGGAGGTGCGGTACTCAACCATCGAAAAGGAGTGCCTGGCGGTGAAGTGGGCCCTCGACGCCTTCAGGTACTACCTCCTCGGCCGTGAGTTCCGGTTGGAGACGGACCACCGGCCCTTGCAGTGGATGGACCGCATGCGTGACTCCAATGCGAGAATTACCAGGTGGTACTTGGCCATGCAACCGTTCCGGTTCACCATCCACCATATTCCTGGGAGGGATAACGCCATTGCTGATTTCCTCTCCCGCCTGCCGATGTGA